In Glycine max cultivar Williams 82 chromosome 4, Glycine_max_v4.0, whole genome shotgun sequence, the genomic stretch AGGAAGTGCAGTCTGAACTTCTGGTGCAAGAGATGCAGCTGTGAAGGAGACCTGCATACGAATTAATTGATGTTTTAGATGACCTTGTGATAATGAGCAATGATATAATTGACAATATGGTACATGTAACAAGTCTTACAGGCTTGCCATTAGAAAAAACTTTGAAAAGATTATCAACATCCTCCAAGGTGGTTGTTTCATCAAAGGCAACAGTGATCTGAAAAGCAACCAAGCTCCATAATCCAAAgacatgaaaacaaatgcaacaaaaaACCAACACTCACAGTGTTCCCATCAACAACCCGCAAATTGATTTCATTCTTGCAAGCAGCATCAGCAATTGCATGGGCATTGGCAGTCCTAATTTTCACAGTGTCAAAGAATGGATGGTCCTGAACTTCCACGGTTCCAAGTTTCTTTAATCCCTGAGCAAACACCCCAGCAAGACCATGAACCCGTTGGGCAATGGTTTTAAGTCCTTCAGGTCCATGATATACAGCATACATAGCAGCCATGTTTGCAAGCAGTGCCTAATCAGAAACAACAATGATCAAACACAAAATCAACCAACTCAAACAAGACCAAAACATGGCTCCAGGAACACACTAACACAAGGACTAGTCTATTCCCAACAGACTATTCATAcaaatatgaattaaaaaaaaaatattagaagtgAAAATTTAGAATTGAAAAATCTTGAGCAGTTTTTGGCACACCACAAGTCACcccaatgataaaataaaactaagagTTATTATAAACATAAACACACTTTCTCTTCTATGTTTCAACTCCATTTTCTTCCTATTAACTTTTTCCTTTCCTATCACATTACTTATtacatttaacattttttcttttgtgttctttttccttttcatgtTTCTCTTTTTACCACCAAAATCCATCCCAAAATGGGATGGAAGTTGAGTAATGTCTAAAAACTAAAACACCCTTATAAATATCTCTTCTCactttctcttttaaaatttctttttccttccttccttcccTCCCATTACACCCAAAAAAGGGGTGttggtttatatttttccaAACTATAATTTGATTAGACCAAATCAGGATCAAAGAACAAAGTTGTTATGGTACCTGAGCAGTGCAAATGTTGCTAGTGGCCTTGTCCCTCCGGATATGCTGCTCCCTAGTTTGCATGGCCATTCTCAAAGCCGGCTTTCCAGAAGAATCAACACTGACCCCAATGATCCTCCCAGGCATCATCCTCTTATACTCTTGCGATGTGGCGAGGAATGCGGCGTGTGGACCCCCATACCCCATCGGAACCCCAAACCTCTGAGCAGAGCCAACAACAATATCCACCCCCATTTCCCCAGGAGGCTTCAGCACAGTCAGAGCCAACAAATCAGTCCCCATAACAACCTTCACTCCATGCGCATGAGCCTCCTCTACAAACTCTCCATAGTCCAAAATCTCACCCTCAGTCCCCGGGTACTGAACAAGAACCCCACAAACATCACCGGATTTATAGTCCACATCCTTAACATCCGCAGTAACAACCTTAATACCAAAACCAGACGCTCTGGTTATGCAAACATCAACAGTTTGAGGGTGACAGTTACTGGCAATGATAAAAGTCTTTCTTTTTCCCTTGTGGATGTTGTTACACATTGACATTGCTTCAGCGGCCGCAGTTCCTTCGTCGAGCAAGGAAGCGTTGGACATTGGAAGCGCGGTGAGATCTGAGATCATGGTTTGGAAATTCATGAGGGACTCGAGACGGCCCTGAGATATCTCGGCCTGGTAAGGAGTGTACTGAGTGTACCAGGCGGGGTTCTCCATGATGTTCCGCAGGATCACGGGCGGCACGTGCGTGTTGTAGTACCCCATCCCGATGTACGACTTGAAGCACTTGTTCTTCGACGCCAAGCTGTTCATGTGCGACGACATTTCCGACTCCGTTAGCCCCTCGTTGAAGACGCTGAACGACATGTCGTTCAGACGGATTGATTTCGGGACGGTGGCGTCGATGAGGGAGTCCAGGCTGTCGAAGCCGCATGTCTGGGCCATCTTGCTTTGTTCCTCCGAGGTGGCCGAGTTGTGGCGCCGTGGGAATGTGTCGCTCGGCTTGAGCGCATCCAGTGAAATGAATCGAGATGGGACATTATGTGAGAGTTTTCGGTTGTTTCCGATCGGGTTCTCTGGTTTGGGTAATGAAAAGGAATGGGAAATAGATGAAAGAGAACGCGAATGGGAATTAACCTTGGCCGAGGAAATTAGCCTCTTGAGAATCGCCTTGTTTGCTAGCCTCCGGGCACGTTCCATGAATGCGAAtgtggaaaaagaaaagagtggGGTGTGGAGGAGAGTGTAAATAAATAAGGTTGGAGAGATCTGGTGGTTGGTGAGTGCGGGCGCACCTACGAAGGAAAAGAACGTGATGTCACACTGTCACTGTCTTGAAAAAACCTATGTGCGCGCGTAGGTTGGAGCTGTATGGATCGAAATACGATTTCCTTTGCATTCAAAGGTAAAATTTGGAATAGGAAGTGTTGTGATGTGTGGTTTGGTGCGAGATTAGTAAGTTGACGGAGTTAGAAGAGGGATTTAATTTGATTAGTGAATGGTGGGTGAGAATGAGACAGGACGCAGAAGCAGGCTATAAGAACATTGGGAGATCTTGATTCTTGGTTCAGACAGTATTTATGTTTTCTTGGATGCGTTATGTATGGAGAATCCTGACCGTGACattattttaagtttgaattttatgaatgaaaaaaatctaattaaaaaaaaaaagaaatacattaaaGGTGATCAATCGAGTTTTTCAATAGATATTAATCATCGGTGAAATCAAGAATACTCCATATCAATaatatgataacaaaaaaaaatatcaaaattagttATACAaggattcattattttttttattcataagaagTCATTAAATTGAATTGTGAGGGTGTGCTGACTATGTGTGATAGAACTTGTGAGGAAGCTCATGGAAAGAAGggaggtttttatttatttatttttttatcaataaatattgatttgttaattttattaaaaatattagtgagAGAACTTTTAATGTGCGACTTTTTCCTTCACCCTTAAATCTATCTTCCTAATCATTAAGTCAACTTTATATCTTCAAGGAGGGAGGGTAAGGAGGCGCATGGTAAAGAGTTATGAAGGATAAGTGGGGGGTGTTTCAAAGGAAGGAGAGGGGTAGGGATGTCTATTTATTGTTTTGGAGAGtttaaatatcatatattgGGGTGCCAATCGTAGGCCCTTCTTAAATGGGTATTTATGGGCCAACCTAATTTTATGCTACAGGCCGATCCGCATCTCTTTATTGGGCTGAACCAACCAGATCCCAACAACTAACACAAATTAGGACTTGCTCTGTCCTTCTGAAGCCCGTgcttaattaacaattaacaatatTTAGAGTGCCttgaagtaaaattaaaaaaaaaattgcgtgCTTTTGTCTAACacgtaatattaattatcaaatacactttacatttaaattgtaattaattttagatataattatagaatatatttaatttatgctTTAAATCATATCTGGTTTCCCAATTTCTTTTTCAAGATCCGTCATtgatttcatgaaaaaaaataggacaACATAATTGTcgatttatttatcttttaaaaattgaaaacatttcGATTCTCATGACTTTTTATTGTACTTTTAAGATATGCATACATTTCTTGTTTTGACAGATTTAAAATAtgcatacatgaaaatataaaagaaatatagaaaaaagttatataatgtAAAATAGTTTGGTATTATAACTcaatcataattataatatataataaatttattaatttttataataattattttaaaagtcatttaataataatgattgtataaaattgtttttttaatttcattatacataatcattaaacttaaagaaatatgagTGACGACAGAGAAATAAAAGTAAGAAtgatttcaattatttaatgtttaaataaTGAAACCGCGCACATTATTATAAAGAGTTTAATTACGgtttaatgatttttaagttaattttacaaaagttaaataagtttattataaatgattagataagattggatgataatataaaatttata encodes the following:
- the LOC100795673 gene encoding glycine dehydrogenase (decarboxylating), mitochondrial — encoded protein: MERARRLANKAILKRLISSAKVNSHSRSLSSISHSFSLPKPENPIGNNRKLSHNVPSRFISLDALKPSDTFPRRHNSATSEEQSKMAQTCGFDSLDSLIDATVPKSIRLNDMSFSVFNEGLTESEMSSHMNSLASKNKCFKSYIGMGYYNTHVPPVILRNIMENPAWYTQYTPYQAEISQGRLESLMNFQTMISDLTALPMSNASLLDEGTAAAEAMSMCNNIHKGKRKTFIIASNCHPQTVDVCITRASGFGIKVVTADVKDVDYKSGDVCGVLVQYPGTEGEILDYGEFVEEAHAHGVKVVMGTDLLALTVLKPPGEMGVDIVVGSAQRFGVPMGYGGPHAAFLATSQEYKRMMPGRIIGVSVDSSGKPALRMAMQTREQHIRRDKATSNICTAQALLANMAAMYAVYHGPEGLKTIAQRVHGLAGVFAQGLKKLGTVEVQDHPFFDTVKIRTANAHAIADAACKNEINLRVVDGNTITVAFDETTTLEDVDNLFKVFSNGKPVSFTAASLAPEVQTALPSGLTRKSPYLTHPIFNTYHTEHELLRYIHRLQSKDLSLCHSMIPLGSCTMKLNATTEMMPVTWPSFANIHPFAPIEQAQGYQEMFENLGKLLCTITGFDSFSLQPNAGAAGEYAGLMVIRAYHLARGDHHRNVCIIPVSAHGTNPASAAMCAMKIVSVGTDAKGNINIDELRKAAETHKDNLAALMVTYPSTHGVYEEGIDEICKIIHDNGGQVYMDGANMNAQVGLTSPGWIGADVCHLNLHKTFCIPHGGGGPGMGPIGVKKHLAPFLPSHPVVPTGGIPAPGKSQPLGTISAAPWGSALILPISYSYIAMMGSKGLTEASKTAILNANYMAKRLENHYPVLFRGVNGTVAHEFIIDLRGFKNTAGIEPEDVAKRLMDYGFHSPTMSFPVPGTLMIEPTESESKAELDRFCDALISIRQEIAEIEKGKADINNNVLKCAPHPPSVLMGDAWTKPYSREYAAFPASWLRVSKFWPSTGRIDNVYGDRNLVCTLLPTSQVVEEQAAATA